Genomic window (Achromobacter sp. B7):
GTTCAGGGCGGCCACACCGGCCGTCGTACAGGACTCGGGGAACGCGCCCAGGCCTTTGCCGTTCACATCCAACAGGGCTGCGGGGGAAGAGGAATGGATCATGGCGGCGCGCTCGTTATGGAAAATATTTACGTGGAAATGCTTTTTTTTCATTATCGTGAAAGAAATTTACAAAGGCAGCTAGGACTTACCCGTACGGTGCGGGCCGGCCGAGTTGGCGCGACAATAGGAAATTCGCGAAAAAAACGCGCTCCATGAAGGAATAGCCATGTTGAAAGTTGCCTTGGGCCAGTTCGCCGTCAGCCGTGTCTGGGAAGAGAACGCGCAGGTCTGCATCGACCTGATGGAGCGGGCCAGCGCGGGCGGCGCCGGTCTGCTGGTCTTGCCCGAAGGCATCCTGGCGCGCGACATCACCGACCCGCAAATCGTGCTGAAAGCCGCGCAGCCGCTGGATGGCCCGTTCATGACGCGCCTGCTGGAGGCCAGCCGGGACTCGTCGCTGGCGACCATGATGTGCGTGCACGTGCCGACCGGCGAAGGCCGGGTCTGGAACACGCTGGTCACGGTGCAAGACGGGCGCATCGTGTCGCAATACCGCAAGCTGCACCTGTACGACGCCTTCACGATGAAGGAATCCACCAACGTCACGCCGGGCACCGAGATCCCCCCGTTGCTGGACATCGCCGGCCTGCGCGTCGGCCTGATGACCTGCTATGACGTGCGCTTTCCCGAACTGGCGCGCCGCTTGGCGCTGGACGGCGCCGACCTCCTGGTGCTACCCGCCGCCTGGGTGCGCGGGCCGCTCAAGGAAATGCACTGGGAGGTGCTGGTCACGGCCCGTGCGCTGGAGAACACCTGCTACGTGGCGGCCACGGGCGAATGCGGCGAACGCAATATTGGGTGCAGCATGGTGGTGGACCCGCTGGGCGTGGTGACG
Coding sequences:
- a CDS encoding deaminated glutathione amidase, coding for MLKVALGQFAVSRVWEENAQVCIDLMERASAGGAGLLVLPEGILARDITDPQIVLKAAQPLDGPFMTRLLEASRDSSLATMMCVHVPTGEGRVWNTLVTVQDGRIVSQYRKLHLYDAFTMKESTNVTPGTEIPPLLDIAGLRVGLMTCYDVRFPELARRLALDGADLLVLPAAWVRGPLKEMHWEVLVTARALENTCYVAATGECGERNIGCSMVVDPLGVVTARAGEAPALVFADIDPERLAHARKVLPVLANRRFGPPELA